One part of the Sorangiineae bacterium MSr11954 genome encodes these proteins:
- the lysX gene encoding lysine biosynthesis protein LysX, which produces MAVRRFAVAASRVRFEEKQLFEALQRRGASCDHLDPRSFWAGDGATVPRYAAVLNREIAQVRGLYLTHLLEAADVTVVNSAHASELCADKARTTAVLRAHRIPTPKTAVALSGEAARKAAVELGYPLVMKPVTGSWGRMVNLLRDPDALEAVLEHREAMPSPQHRIMYLQEFVPKPGRDIRIIVARREPVGAMYRISADWRTNTARGARTEPCPLRADLVELAVRAADAVGARIAGVDVVEDAGGALQVLEVNHVVEFHGLMEAHGGQLDVAGAMADALISAGASC; this is translated from the coding sequence GTGGCGGTTCGGCGTTTCGCCGTCGCCGCGTCCCGCGTCCGTTTCGAGGAAAAACAGCTGTTCGAAGCCCTCCAAAGGCGCGGGGCCTCGTGTGACCATTTGGACCCGCGCTCGTTCTGGGCGGGCGATGGCGCCACCGTACCTCGGTACGCGGCGGTCTTGAATCGCGAGATCGCTCAGGTTCGCGGTCTCTATCTCACGCACCTCTTGGAGGCCGCGGACGTCACGGTCGTGAATTCGGCACACGCGAGTGAGCTCTGCGCCGACAAAGCGCGCACCACGGCCGTTCTGCGCGCGCATCGCATTCCAACTCCGAAGACCGCCGTCGCGCTCTCGGGCGAGGCGGCACGAAAGGCTGCCGTGGAACTTGGCTATCCCCTGGTGATGAAACCGGTTACGGGATCGTGGGGTCGTATGGTGAACCTGCTGCGCGATCCGGACGCGCTGGAGGCGGTATTGGAGCATCGGGAGGCCATGCCGTCGCCCCAACATCGAATCATGTATCTGCAAGAATTCGTCCCGAAGCCGGGGAGGGATATTCGCATCATCGTGGCGCGGCGCGAGCCCGTCGGCGCCATGTATCGCATTTCCGCGGATTGGAGGACCAATACCGCCCGTGGCGCGCGCACGGAGCCGTGTCCGCTGCGCGCCGATTTGGTCGAGCTGGCGGTGCGCGCGGCCGACGCCGTGGGAGCCCGGATCGCCGGGGTCGACGTGGTGGAGGACGCGGGCGGCGCGCTGCAGGTGCTCGAGGTGAACCACGTGGTGGAGTTCCACGGGCTGATGGAGGCCCACGGCGGCCAATTGGACGTGGCCGGCGCCATGGCCGATGCGCTGATCTCCGCGGG
- the lysW gene encoding lysine biosynthesis protein LysW, translating to MLQCPECTATIEVSQDTRVSEVVECAGCGCELEVVAKDPIVLALAPEIEEDWGE from the coding sequence ATGCTCCAGTGCCCCGAATGTACCGCAACCATCGAGGTCTCCCAGGACACGCGCGTAAGTGAAGTCGTAGAGTGCGCCGGATGCGGCTGTGAGCTCGAGGTGGTCGCGAAGGACCCCATCGTGCTCGCGCTCGCGCCCGAAATCGAAGAGGATTGGGGCGAATAA
- a CDS encoding MFS transporter, whose product MTSVQQSAVMPLLPRMRDALHVPLTTAAWAVTISLLCGAVATPLLGRLGDLYGRRRMLLVTLAALLAGSVLGALSTSLAILLVARALQGCSAALVPLAIGAVRDALPAQKAPVGISVVTATMGTGVGGGLVLSGLVSRWMPGYHAVFWVIAGLAALVLALTAQIVRDVNAPPGGSLDLPGAALLIMALTCALLAIGQGTKWGWGSPRTTLVFIAAALLFAIWVEVEKRCAAPLIAIPMLVHRGTVGASVAALALGFALFGGFALIPTFAQANRALGYGFDASVLEAGLCLLPTALLMLVMSPWTGRLVPVCGASTLVAVGALITALSDIWLMVSHDRIGDLLVASSLFGLGLGLGFAALGVMAVEHVPAEKTAVASAINSLSRLTGGSLAGAVTSAIFAADTIPQTTLPSERAYVISFGLIAAAAAACAIVTWVFRFRSLRVS is encoded by the coding sequence ATGACGTCCGTGCAACAGAGCGCGGTCATGCCGCTGCTTCCGCGCATGCGGGACGCGCTCCACGTGCCGCTGACCACGGCTGCGTGGGCGGTGACCATCAGCCTCCTCTGCGGCGCCGTCGCCACACCGCTCCTCGGGCGGCTCGGGGATCTTTACGGGCGGCGCCGAATGCTGCTCGTGACGCTCGCGGCGTTGCTCGCGGGCTCGGTGCTCGGCGCGCTCTCCACGTCGCTCGCCATCCTGCTCGTAGCGCGTGCGCTGCAAGGTTGTTCGGCTGCGTTGGTGCCTTTGGCGATCGGCGCCGTGCGCGATGCATTACCGGCGCAAAAGGCCCCCGTCGGCATCAGCGTCGTCACCGCCACGATGGGAACGGGCGTCGGCGGCGGGCTCGTATTGAGCGGGCTGGTGTCGCGTTGGATGCCGGGTTACCACGCCGTGTTCTGGGTCATCGCAGGCCTCGCGGCGCTCGTGCTTGCGCTTACTGCGCAAATCGTACGCGATGTCAATGCGCCACCCGGAGGCTCGCTCGACCTACCTGGCGCAGCGCTGCTGATCATGGCATTGACGTGTGCGTTATTGGCCATCGGCCAAGGTACCAAGTGGGGCTGGGGCTCACCCCGCACGACTCTTGTCTTCATCGCGGCAGCGCTGCTGTTTGCCATTTGGGTCGAGGTCGAAAAACGATGCGCTGCGCCGCTGATCGCCATTCCAATGCTCGTCCACCGCGGGACGGTGGGCGCCAGCGTGGCGGCATTGGCATTGGGGTTCGCGCTCTTCGGTGGTTTTGCGCTGATACCCACCTTCGCCCAGGCCAACCGTGCGCTCGGCTATGGATTCGACGCCTCCGTCTTGGAGGCGGGGCTTTGCCTTTTGCCGACCGCGCTCCTCATGCTGGTGATGTCTCCATGGACCGGGCGGCTGGTTCCCGTGTGCGGCGCGTCGACGTTGGTGGCCGTGGGCGCGCTGATCACGGCGCTCTCCGATATTTGGCTGATGGTCTCCCATGACCGCATCGGCGATCTGCTCGTGGCGAGCTCGCTCTTCGGCCTGGGGCTGGGCCTTGGCTTCGCGGCCCTGGGGGTCATGGCCGTGGAGCACGTTCCAGCCGAGAAAACAGCCGTCGCCAGCGCCATCAACAGCTTGTCGCGGCTCACGGGCGGCAGCTTGGCGGGCGCGGTCACCTCCGCGATCTTCGCGGCGGACACCATCCCCCAAACCACCCTCCCCAGCGAGCGCGCTTACGTGATCAGCTTCGGGCTCATCGCGGCCGCGGCCGCCGCGTGCGCGATCGTTACGTGGGTGTTCCGGTTTCGTAGCCTTCGGGTGTCGTAG
- a CDS encoding VOC family protein, protein MYDHIGLAVKDIDASVRFYTAALAGLGFVLCSRDDSGAGFGPPGEPGLWLYAGSKGATGPAHVCFRATDRASVDRFYAGGVEGGGRDNGGPGVRSDYSPTYYAAFLLDPDGNNVEAVCIR, encoded by the coding sequence ATGTACGATCATATTGGATTGGCGGTAAAAGACATCGACGCGAGCGTTCGCTTTTACACGGCTGCACTCGCCGGGCTCGGCTTCGTGCTCTGCTCCCGCGATGACTCGGGCGCGGGCTTCGGTCCTCCGGGCGAGCCGGGCCTCTGGCTCTATGCGGGCTCGAAGGGCGCGACGGGGCCCGCCCACGTCTGTTTCCGCGCGACCGATCGCGCCTCCGTCGATCGCTTTTACGCGGGCGGCGTCGAAGGGGGCGGGCGGGACAACGGTGGTCCCGGCGTACGGAGCGACTACAGCCCCACGTACTACGCGGCATTTCTGCTCGATCCCGACGGCAACAACGTCGAAGCGGTGTGCATCCGATAA
- a CDS encoding AraC family transcriptional regulator, translated as MPLRTISAHESMSITEYTCNAGPHDVPFDELHTSYSISYVRKGSFGYRTRGASFELVTGSLLIGNPGDEYRCTHEYACGGDESLSFRLSPAFVEGIGDRADIWRTGCMPPMPELMVLGELAQSAVGGASDVAVEEVGILLAERFIELVSGRKPASRDVWARDRRRAVEAARWIDAHAHEAIDLDAAAAEAGLSPFHFLRLFSKVLGVTPHQYLVRSRLRHAARLLIDDTRSITEVAFDVGFGDLSNFVRTFHRAAGVSPRNFRQAARGDRKIFQERLAARS; from the coding sequence ATGCCGCTTCGAACGATCTCCGCGCACGAATCGATGTCCATCACCGAGTACACGTGCAACGCCGGCCCCCATGACGTGCCGTTCGACGAGCTGCATACGAGCTACTCGATCTCGTACGTTCGAAAGGGGAGCTTCGGCTACCGCACGCGCGGCGCATCGTTCGAGCTGGTGACCGGCTCGCTGCTCATCGGCAATCCGGGCGACGAGTACCGGTGCACGCACGAGTACGCGTGCGGCGGCGACGAGAGCCTCTCGTTTCGGCTTTCGCCAGCCTTCGTCGAGGGCATCGGGGATCGCGCCGACATCTGGCGCACGGGGTGTATGCCGCCCATGCCCGAGCTGATGGTGCTGGGCGAGCTCGCGCAGTCGGCGGTGGGTGGAGCGAGCGACGTGGCCGTCGAAGAGGTGGGCATCTTGCTCGCGGAGCGCTTCATCGAGCTGGTGTCGGGCCGCAAGCCCGCGTCGCGCGACGTGTGGGCGCGCGATCGCCGCCGCGCCGTCGAGGCGGCGCGCTGGATCGACGCGCACGCGCACGAAGCGATCGATCTCGACGCGGCCGCCGCGGAGGCCGGCCTCAGCCCGTTCCACTTTCTGCGATTGTTCTCCAAGGTGCTGGGCGTGACGCCGCATCAATATTTGGTTCGCTCCCGACTGCGCCACGCCGCGCGTTTGCTGATCGACGATACGCGCTCGATCACCGAAGTCGCGTTCGACGTGGGGTTCGGCGATCTCTCCAACTTCGTGCGCACCTTCCATCGCGCGGCCGGCGTTTCACCGCGCAATTTTCGGCAAGCGGCCAGAGGCGATCGCAAGATCTTCCAAGAACGGCTGGCCGCGCGTTCGTAG
- a CDS encoding methylated-DNA--[protein]-cysteine S-methyltransferase, translated as MAAQGFALFDTAIGRCGIAWGARGVVGVQLPEAREDATRARLVQRFPEAIEGAPSPAAQRARDGIVALLAGEAGAEDDRLAGIALDMVEVPPFHRRVYEVARTIAPGATLSYGEIATRMGAPGSARAVGQALGRNPFAIVVPCHRVLTAGGKVGGFSANGGITTKLRLLSIERARAAATTAADGDGVLGFDPVSAVAHVRASDPSLSRIIDAVGPCRLRLDPTVSVFFALAEAIVYQQLTTKAAATIFARVRALFPRAHEGPTAEQILRASDEKLLGAGLSRAKLLALRDLARKAKAGEIPTLAEVHAMDDEAIVERLTQVRGIGRWTVEMLLVFRLGRPDVLPVDDYGIRKGLGIVLGKSEMPGTKEVAAYGERWRPYRTVASWYLWRALELPASVAGAAPSPSKR; from the coding sequence ATGGCGGCGCAGGGATTTGCACTCTTCGATACGGCGATTGGCCGATGCGGCATCGCGTGGGGCGCGCGCGGGGTGGTGGGCGTGCAGCTCCCGGAGGCGCGCGAGGACGCCACGCGCGCGCGGCTGGTCCAGCGATTTCCGGAGGCCATCGAGGGCGCGCCGTCCCCCGCGGCCCAGCGGGCGCGCGACGGGATCGTCGCGCTCTTGGCGGGTGAAGCCGGCGCGGAGGACGACCGCCTCGCCGGCATTGCCCTCGATATGGTCGAGGTCCCCCCGTTTCACCGGAGGGTGTACGAGGTGGCGCGCACCATCGCGCCGGGGGCCACGCTCTCGTACGGCGAGATCGCGACGCGCATGGGCGCACCTGGATCGGCGCGCGCGGTGGGGCAGGCGCTCGGGCGAAACCCGTTTGCCATCGTCGTGCCGTGCCATCGCGTGCTCACGGCAGGCGGCAAGGTGGGTGGCTTCTCCGCCAACGGCGGCATCACCACCAAGCTCCGTTTGCTCTCGATCGAACGCGCGCGGGCGGCCGCCACCACGGCGGCGGACGGCGACGGTGTGCTCGGGTTCGATCCGGTGTCGGCCGTCGCGCACGTGCGCGCGAGCGATCCATCGCTTTCGCGCATCATCGACGCGGTCGGTCCTTGCCGCCTGCGGCTCGATCCCACGGTGAGCGTCTTCTTTGCGCTGGCGGAGGCCATCGTGTACCAGCAGCTCACCACCAAGGCGGCGGCGACCATCTTCGCCCGGGTGCGCGCCCTCTTTCCGCGCGCGCACGAAGGCCCTACCGCCGAGCAAATCCTCCGCGCATCGGACGAGAAGCTCCTCGGCGCGGGCCTCTCGCGGGCCAAGCTGCTCGCCTTGCGCGATCTCGCGCGCAAGGCCAAGGCGGGCGAAATTCCTACGTTGGCCGAGGTGCACGCCATGGATGACGAGGCCATCGTGGAGCGCCTCACCCAAGTGCGCGGCATCGGACGATGGACGGTGGAGATGCTGCTCGTCTTCCGACTCGGCCGGCCCGACGTGTTGCCGGTGGACGATTACGGCATCCGCAAAGGGCTCGGGATTGTGCTCGGAAAATCGGAAATGCCGGGGACCAAAGAGGTCGCTGCGTACGGCGAGCGGTGGAGGCCGTATCGCACGGTGGCGAGCTGGTACTTGTGGCGCGCGCTCGAGTTGCCTGCCTCGGTGGCGGGCGCCGCGCCCTCGCCATCGAAGCGCTGA
- a CDS encoding carboxymuconolactone decarboxylase family protein, which yields MTASFVPHTPETAPREARAHLERAAEQFGFVPAPLARMASSPSVLEAFAKALPIFEASSLSPLEREVVILAISVFNRCHYCVPMHTAILRRMQAPDALIRALREGERIADPKLAALAAFTRRVLAARGDAGEPALRTFFDAGYTERNALDVVLGVSVFTLTTYSIRLTGAPLDPAFEPFRWDPPAT from the coding sequence ATGACCGCGAGCTTCGTCCCCCACACCCCGGAGACGGCGCCCCGGGAGGCGCGCGCCCACCTCGAACGGGCCGCCGAACAATTTGGATTCGTACCGGCGCCGCTGGCCAGGATGGCGAGCTCCCCGTCGGTGCTCGAGGCCTTCGCCAAGGCGCTCCCCATCTTCGAGGCGAGCAGCTTATCGCCGCTGGAGCGGGAGGTGGTGATCCTCGCGATCTCGGTGTTCAACCGCTGCCACTACTGCGTCCCCATGCACACCGCGATCCTCCGCCGCATGCAGGCCCCGGACGCGCTGATCCGCGCGCTCCGCGAGGGGGAGCGCATCGCCGATCCCAAGCTGGCCGCGCTGGCCGCGTTTACGCGCCGCGTCCTTGCGGCGCGCGGCGATGCGGGGGAGCCGGCCCTGCGCACTTTTTTCGATGCAGGATACACGGAACGGAACGCGCTCGACGTCGTCCTGGGCGTATCTGTGTTCACCTTGACCACGTACTCCATTCGCCTGACCGGCGCGCCGCTCGACCCCGCCTTCGAGCCGTTCCGTTGGGACCCGCCGGCCACCTGA
- a CDS encoding MarR family transcriptional regulator: MAKHARNAFKLEDSFAYHIYRCARMLRYRFTHFTGSLGVEVSQEQFFILHKLSERAGQSQIELGDELFSDRPNLTRMIATMERNGWIRREEDPKDARKLRVSLTAQGATLIARIEASILDERKRLFAKLTKSDLAELIRIVGQIETNIGAEP, from the coding sequence ATGGCCAAGCACGCGCGGAACGCCTTCAAGCTGGAAGATTCGTTCGCTTATCACATCTATCGGTGCGCCCGGATGCTCCGCTATCGCTTTACGCACTTCACCGGGAGCCTCGGCGTGGAGGTGAGCCAGGAACAGTTCTTCATCTTACACAAACTCAGCGAACGGGCGGGTCAATCCCAAATCGAGCTGGGCGACGAGCTCTTCTCCGACCGCCCCAATTTGACGCGGATGATCGCCACCATGGAGCGAAACGGCTGGATCCGCCGCGAAGAGGATCCCAAGGACGCGCGCAAGCTGCGCGTCTCGCTCACGGCGCAGGGCGCCACGTTGATCGCCCGCATCGAGGCGTCGATCCTGGACGAGCGCAAACGCCTGTTCGCCAAATTGACCAAGAGCGATCTGGCGGAGTTGATCCGAATCGTCGGCCAAATCGAGACCAATATCGGCGCCGAGCCCTGA
- a CDS encoding LuxR C-terminal-related transcriptional regulator, with protein sequence MSFEPRGFSSHVQMAPILLEPGTMTDVALPARADFRRRVMDSLRRLVPASGAFFCFNAPDALGPANASRMIDGALVALRGPGACTLAQAFGFHEGTLVARARYAYCASELVSPEARAPLPYFRDNSISGGFVDAALVFLHERGVLLAVCGVERRGDELPFRDSDTQRLEYLAPLAVAGASAQLAHDELLNGVATSAPEPEDEELSPREREVARLLVAGYTVVNTAAIMGIGESTVRTYVRRLYRKLAVTNRADLVRELVGPERTSAARFAYANA encoded by the coding sequence ATGAGCTTCGAACCGCGCGGTTTTTCGAGCCATGTGCAAATGGCGCCCATCTTGCTCGAGCCCGGTACGATGACCGATGTAGCATTGCCCGCTCGGGCCGATTTTCGGCGGCGCGTCATGGATTCGCTGCGGCGCCTCGTACCCGCTTCGGGGGCCTTCTTCTGTTTCAACGCCCCCGACGCGCTCGGCCCTGCGAACGCCTCGCGCATGATCGATGGCGCGCTCGTGGCGCTGCGTGGCCCGGGGGCATGCACCTTGGCCCAGGCCTTTGGCTTCCACGAGGGCACCCTGGTGGCCCGAGCGCGGTATGCGTACTGCGCGAGCGAGCTCGTCTCTCCGGAGGCGCGCGCGCCCCTCCCTTACTTCCGGGACAACTCGATTTCGGGCGGCTTCGTCGATGCCGCGCTGGTGTTCCTGCACGAGCGGGGCGTCCTTCTCGCCGTGTGCGGGGTCGAGCGCCGCGGGGACGAGCTCCCGTTTCGGGACTCGGACACCCAGCGACTGGAGTACCTCGCGCCGCTCGCCGTCGCGGGGGCCAGCGCGCAATTGGCGCACGACGAGCTGCTGAATGGGGTCGCGACCTCGGCGCCGGAGCCCGAGGACGAGGAGCTGTCGCCGCGCGAGCGCGAGGTGGCGCGCTTGCTCGTGGCCGGTTACACGGTGGTCAATACGGCCGCCATCATGGGCATTGGAGAGAGCACGGTGCGGACCTATGTGCGCCGCCTCTATCGCAAGCTGGCGGTCACCAATCGCGCCGACTTGGTGCGCGAGCTCGTGGGCCCCGAGCGCACGTCCGCCGCCCGCTTCGCCTACGCCAACGCGTGA